TCACCTACGAGTCCGGCATGACGGTCGTGCATGCCGAGGAGGTGACCGGGCTCGGTATCCCGGCCATCATCGAGAAGGCGCGCAAGATTGTCGGCGACGGGCCGACCTACATCTCCTTCGACGTCGACAGCATCGACCCCGCCTTCGCGCCCGGCACAGGCACGCCGGAGGTCGGCGGGCTGACGACGCGCGAGGTGCTGGAGCTGCTGCGCGGCCTGAAGGGCCTCAACATCGTCGGCGGCGACGTCGTCGAGGTGGCGCCGCAATACGACGCGACCACCAACACCGCCCATGTCGGCGCGCAGGTCCTGTTCGAGATTCTGAGCCTCATGGTGTTCAGCCCGGCGATCAGGAAGGGCTGAGACTTCTTAGTTTCACGCAATTCCGGACAGAAAACCGCGTCACACTTTTCCTGGAATTGCTTTAGCCAATACGGCCGCCGCGCTGGAGCCGGCGGCCGGACGCAACAAACAAGCTTCCAGCAGGGGAACCAAAAAATGACTCTTCGCAATGCATTGAAATCCATAGTCGCGGCGGCGATGATGCTCGGCGCTGCCGGCCTCGCCACCCAGGCCAAGGCCGACGCCGTCGACGACATCACCAAGGCCGGCGCCATCAATGTCGGCATCTTCTCCGACTTCCCGCCCTTTTCCTCGGCCAGCGCCGACATGAGCATCAAGGGCTATGACATCGACGTCGCGCAGGCGATCGCCGATGCCTTGAAGGTGAAGCTCAACCTGGTCAGCGTCACCGGCCAGAACCGCATCCCTTATCTCACCGACAAGCGCGTCGATATATTGATGAGCGTCGGCTACTCCAAGGAGCGCGAGCAGGTGATCGACTTCGCCGCCGCCTACGCGCCCTATTACATCGCCGTCATCGGGCCGAAAGCGCTCGCGGTCAAAGGCAAGGAAGACCTTGCCGACAAGTCGATCGCGGTTAATCGCGGCACGCTGGAGGATACGTCGCTGACCGAGGCGGCGCCCTCGTCCGCCGATATCCGCCGCTTCGACAACTACAATTCCGTCATCCAGGCCTTCATCTCCGGCCAGACGCAGCTGATGGTGGTCGGCAACGATGTCGGCGCTCAGGTGCTGGCCAAGCAGGATGCGCTGCAGCCGGAGCAGAAATTCCAGCTCTTGACCTCGCCCTCGCATATCGGCCTCAACAAGAATGAGGACCGGCTGAAGAACGCGGTGAACGACGCGGTCGCCAAGATGCTCGCCGACGGCAAGCTGGACGAAAGCTCCAAGGCCTGGCTGAAGACGCCGCTCAATCCCGCCAACCTCAAGGATTGATGCCGATCGGTTCGGCTCCGTAACAGGAGCCGAGCCTCCTCTTGGGTCGGGCGCCTCCAACAAGGTCAATCGCCATGGGCTACAGCCTCGACTTCGGCTGGCTTGCGGGTGCGGCGGGCGTGATCGCGCGCGGCGCGGCGATGACGCTGCTTCTGATCGCCGTCACGACGTTCGCCGGAACTTTCCTCAGCATCCTCGGCGCGGCAGGAAAGAGAAACGGCCCCAAGCCGCTTCAGCTCGCTATCGGCGTTTATGTCGAGGTGATGCGCAACACGCCGTTCCTGGTGCAGCTGTTCTTCATCTTCTTCGGCCTGCCCAGCCTCGGCATCAGACTCGACCCGATCCTGGCCGCGATGCTGGCGATGACGCTCAACATGGCGGCCTACACGATCGAGATCGTCGGCGCCGGTCTCGACGCCGTGCCGCGCGGGCAGACGGAAGCCGCGCTGGCGCTTGGGCTGAGGCCACGCCAGGTGTTCATCAAAATCGTGCTGCCGCAGGCGCTGAAGGTGATCTACCCGGCGCTGACCAGCCAGATCGTCATCATGATGCTGGAATCGGCCGTGGTGTCGCAGATCGCGGTGCGCGAGCTGACCTACGAGGCCGACATGCTGCAGGCCCGCACGTTTCGCGCCTTCGAGACCTATTTCGTGGTGACGATGGTCTATCTCGGCCTGTCGATGGGGCTGCGCCGGCTGCTCGTCAGTGGCGGCCGCCGCGTTCTCGGAGCCGGCGTGTCATGATCGAGTTCACTCTCTGGGACATCGTGCGCAACCTCTTGCTTGCCGCGCGCTGGACGGTGCTTTTGTCGCTCGCCGCCTTCATCGGCGGCGCGCTGGTCGGGTTGGTGGTGCTGTTCTTCCGAATCGCCCGGAACAAATGGATCAAGCGGTTCGCTTCGGGTTACATCGCGCTGTTCCAGGGCACGCCGCTGTTGATGCAGCTCTTCCTGATGTTCTTCGGCCTGCCGATGCTGGGGCTGCGCATCGAGCCGTGGACGGCGGCGGTGCTCGGCCTGACCTTCTTCGCCAGCGCCTATCTCGCCGAGATCTGGCGCAGCGGCGTCGACGCGCTGCCGAGGGGACAATGGGACGCCGGCGCCAGCCTCGGGCTGCATTACCTGCAGGAGCTCAGGCTAATCATACTGCCGCAGGCCTTCGCGATCACCCGCGCGCCGACCGTCGGCTTCCTGGTGCAATTGATCAAATCGACGGCGCTGACCTCGATCATCGGCTTCGAGGAACTGGTCAGAACCTCCAACGCCATCAACAATGCGACCTTCGAGCCGTTCAAGGTCTACGGGCTGGTGGCGTTGATCTTCTTCGTCTTGTGTTTTCCGCTGACGCAATACGCACGGAGGCTGGAGCAGCGCGCAGGGGCGCACTGAGCCGGCGAAAGGCTGCCGACCGGACCGGCAGCCTTTGTCGATCAATGCCCGAAGGCGAGCTGTGGCGCGATGCGGTCGCGCCGGAGCCAGCGCGCGAGCAGCAGCGCCGCCACCACGGCCAGCCCCGAGGCCAGGCCGATCCAGATGCCGACGCCGTTCAGGCCGAAATGGAATGCGAGCAGCACGCCGAGCGGCAGGCCGACGCCCCAATAGCCGATCGCGGCATAAATCATCGGCACCTTGGTGTCGTGCAGGCCGCGCAGCATGCCGGCGGCTACCGCCTGGGCGCCGTCGAAGATCTGGAACAGCGCGGCGAACACCAGGAACGACACGGCGAGCGTGATCACCCTGGCATTGGCCGGATCGGCAAGGTCGATGAAGGCGCTGATCAGCGCGTGCGGCCAGAGGATCATCACCAGCCCCATCAGCGCCATGAAGGAGACGCCGATGACGAAGGCAGTCCAGCCAGCGCGCGACACCCCTTCCGGATTGCCGGCGCCATGCGCCAGGCCGACCCGGACCGTGACCGCCTGGTTGAGGCCAAGCGGCACCATGAAAGAGATCGAGGCGATCTGGATGGCGATCGCGTGGGCGGCGAGCGAATCCGCATCGATCAGGCCCATCAGCAGCGCCGCCGCATTGAAGATCGTCACCTCGAAGGCGAGGATGCCGGCGATCGGCAGGCCGAGCCGCAGCAACCCGCGGAAACGCGGCCAGTCGGAGCGCCAGAAGCGGCCGAACAGACGATAGCGGCGGAATTTCTTCTCCTTGATCACCACCGCCGCCAGGCCGATGAACATCAGCGTGCTGGACAGAGTGGTGGCGAGACCAGAGCCGGCAATGCCCATCGACTTGACGCCGAGGTTGCCGAACATGAACACCCAGTTGAAGAAGGCGTTGCAGGCGACCGCGACGAAAACGATGATCAGCGCCCAGCTCGGCCGCTCCAGCGCCGAGATGAAGGAGCGCAACACGATATAGCCGTAGAAGGGCAGCACCGCCCATTGCAGCCAGTGCAGATAGATGCCGGCCTGATGCGCGAGCTCTGGCTTCTGGCCCATGGCCAGAAGCACCTCTTCGCCATGCGAGAGAAAAAACCAGATCGGGATCGAGATAAGGATCGCCAGCCACAGGCCCTGTCGCACCGTGCGGCGCAGGTCGCGCACCGAATGGCGATGGCGGCCGAGCTCGGTCGCCATCATCGGCGAGGTCGCCAGCATCAGGCCGAGGCCGAAGATCAGCGGCATGAAATAGAGGTTGGAGCCGAGCGCGCCGGCCGCGAGCGTATCCGGCCCCAGCCGGCCCATCATCATGACATCGGTCGCGGTCATGGCCGTCTGGCCGAGATTGGTCAGCACCATCGGCCAGGCAAGCGCCACCGTCGCCCTGATTTCCTGACGCCAAAGGTTTTCCGGCGCGAGGGCGCCGGTTTCGATCGCAGACATTGTTCCGCTCTTTCAGAACACGGCGCGTCGGCAAAAAGGGACCGGAAGCCGCACACAATGGCGCAAAATGGCGCCATTTGCGTCGCCTTGTGAACGAAACGCGACATGTTGGCAAGGGAGGAGGCCGCGTTAGCGATTGATCCAGGCGGAGCTGCGATTCCCCGCGCCTCCTTCATTTGCCGGCCGCAGGCTGCTACGGATGCCCCCGGGCATGCGCAGCCGGCGCGCCATGCCGGGAGGAATGGATGCCGTTCAGGCGCAGAAAGAACACGGCCGCGATTCCGCGCACGGCGCCCGCCTTCGAGCACATCGTCACGGAGGCGAGCGAGAGCTTCCTGTGGCGGCTGGACGATTATCCGTGGGAGCGCAATGTCTGGAATTTCCATCCGGAATACGAGATCCATCTTCTGCGCAAATCGTCCGGCGTGGTGCTGGTCGGCGACCATATCGGCGAGTTCGGGCCGGGCTACCTGACCATCGTCGGCGGCGGGCTGCCACATGACTGGGTGACGGCGGTGCAGCCGGGCGAGCTGATCGAGGGCCGCGATATCGTGCTGCAGTTCGACGCCGAGCGGCTGCGCGGTTCGTCCGGGCTGCTGCCGGAGTTGCGCGAGCTGGAGCCGTTCTTGGAGCGCTCGCTGCGCGGCATGGTCTTCCACGGCCAGACGGCGCTGGACGGCGCCGAGCTGATGGAAAGAATGGGCGAAGTGCACGGGCTGGCAAGGTTCCGCATGTTCCTCGAGCTGCTCGACCTTCTGGCCACCACCGACGAATACGCGCTGTTGTCGTCGCCCGACTTTTCGCCGCTTCTCGATGCGGAGTCGCTCGACATCATTCAGCGCTCGCTGATCTATCTGTTCCAGCATTTCGCCGAGGATCTGAAGCTGCCGGACGTGGCAGCCTTGGCTGGGATGAGCGAAAGCACCTTCTCGCGCTTCTTCCAGAAGAACACCGGCAACTCCTTCAGCGACCATGTCGCCAAGCTGAGGCTTTGGCAGGCCTGCAAGCTGCTCGCAGACACCGAGATCCCGATAACCGACATCTGCTTCCAGGTCGGCTACATGAACATCTCGAACTTCAACCGCGCCTTCCTGCGCAAGCACAAGATGACGCCGTCCTCCTACCGCAAGCTGTCGCGGCAGCGGCTGACGCTAAGAGCGTGACACAGCCGATATCCGGCCACTTCCGATTGCACTGATACTCGTGTGACGGACAGACTCTGCCGGCGACATTTTTTGCGGCGCACAATGCATAAAAGTACAGGTCTGCTGCAACGGGGCTTCTAGTCTCGCCTCTTCCAACTGCTCATTTTGGCGACGGGTGACAGGTCAGACGGGCGACGGTGAGGGTCGCTTGGCCAAGGATCTGCCGCTTCGCGACTGTTCCTGGAGGAGAAAATCAATGAAATCATATCGGCTCGCTGCCAGCCTCGGCGCAGCGTTCGTGCTTACCGCTTCCGTGTCAACCGCAGCACTTGCCCAGGCGCCCGTCTGCTCGGCGCCGGTCAAGGTGCTGGCGCAGCCGCGCGACGGGCTGACGCTTCTGGAGGACTCCAAGGATGAGTTCAAGAAGCTCTCCGGCGCTTCGTTCCAGATCGACTACCTCAACGAGAACGACCGCCGCGCCAAGTCGCGCGCCGATGCTTCCACCGTCGGCAATTACAACGTCTACTATGTCGACGAGGCCAATGTGGCGCTGTTCGCCTCCTCGGGCTGGATCGTGCCGCTGACCGATTATTACCCGGCTGACTACGACTATGCCGATTTCGATCCGGGCCGCCAGAAGGTCGCCACCTATGACGGCAAGGTCTGGTTCGCGCCGCTGACCGGCGGCGGCGACTTGATGGTTTACCGCAAGGATGTGCTGGAGGCCGCCGGCATCCAGCCGCCGAAGACGCTGGACGAGCTGATCGCCGACGTGCCGAAGCTGACCAATGCCGACAAGGGCATATACGGCATCGCGCTGCGCGGCGCGCGCGGCTCGGGCGCCAATGTCTGGCGCTGGATGCCGTTCTTCAAGGCCTATGGCGGCAAGTGGTTCGACGGCGACAAGCCGGCTTTCAATTCCGACGCCGCCGTGAAGGCGACAGAGACCTATCTCAAGCTCTTCAAGGACTCGGCCGCCGGCACGCAGACCGGCAGCTGGGATGAATCGACCGGCGCCTTCCTCTCCGGCCAGGTCGCGATCCTTGTCGAATCGACGCCGCTGTCGGGCATGGCCGTAGATCCGAAGACCTCGCAGGTGGTCGGCAAGGTTGGCTTCCTACCGCCGCCGTCGCCGCTGCCCGGCGGCGGCTATGGCCATGGGCTGGCCATAGGCACCAAGGCCAATGCGGATGACGCGGCGAAGAAATGCGCCGGCCTGTTCATCGCCTGGGCGACGTCGAAGGAGAACGAGAAGCGCCGGCTGGACGCGCATCAGTTCGGCGAGCTCAACCGCACCAGCGTGCTCTCCAGCAAGGAGTTCGCCGACATCTACGGCGCCGATCTCGGCCAGGCGCTGGCCGAAACCGGGAAGGTGACGGCGGTGAACTTCTGGCAGGATCCGCGCTGGCCCGATCTCGGCGACCGCTGGGGCATCATCCTGGAAGAACTGGTCACCGGCACGCGCACCGACATCAAGGGCGGCCTCAACGAGCTCGAGGCCTATGCCAACGACCTGGTGAAGAAGAAGTAATCCTCCCGCCCGCGGCGCGCGGTCCACGGCATTCGAAGGAATGCCGGGATCCGCGCCGCGGGTTCCCTTCGATCCAAGGCACCGCGACAAACCCGAGGAGAGGCAATGCGGCGACGCTCTTCCCTGCCGGTCACATTTCTGGTTCCCACCCTCGCCATCCTTCTGGTGCTGTCGATGGTGCCGACGCTCTACGCCATCGTGATCGCGCTGCAGAACCGCGAATTGAGCGCGCCGGGCTATTCCTGGGTGTGGTTCTCGAACTTCGCCGATCTCTTTAGCGATCGCCGTTTCCTCAACGCCGTCTGGGTCTCGGTGAAATGGGAGATCGTCACCGTCGTGGCGACGATGGTGGTGGCGATCGGGCTAGGCGTTTTGATGTTCGAGGTCGCCGGCCCGCGCCTGCGCAACTTCTACTGCCTGTTGTTCATCATCCCCGTGCTTTTGCCGCGCGTCTCGGCGGCCTTCGTCTGGAAGTTCGCCTATCACCCGCTCTACGGCATCGCCACCTATCCCTACCGGCTGATCACCGGCGGGTTGATCTTCGATCCGCTGTCCAAGCCCGGCTCAGCGCTGTTCGCCGTCGCTTCGGTGGATGTCTGGCAATGGGGACTGTTCTTCGCCGTCATCGTGCTCAAGCTGCTCGAAACCCTGCCGCCGCAGCCGATCGAGGCGGCCAGGCTCGACCACGCCAAGCGCTGGCAGATCCATGCCTACGTGACACTGCCGATGCTGAAGGCGCCGCTGATCAGCCTGATGTTCGTCAAGATGATCGAGTCGCTGCGCTCCTTCGACCTCATCTATGTGATGACGCGCGGCGGGCCCGGCGTCGCGACCGAAACGCTCGACATGTACGCCTTCTCGCAAGGCTTCATCGAATCCGGCAAGGTGTCCTATGCTTCGGCCATGGCGGTGCTGATGATGATCGCGACCGTCATCACCTTCACCATGCTGTGGAAGCGGGTGCAGGCATGAGGCCATATCGGATGAAACCGGGCCGCCTGATCGCCAAGGCCGTCCTGGCGCTGGCCGGGTTCCTGGCCGTGTTCCCGCTGGTGTGGACGGCGCTCAACGCGCTGAAGAACAATGTCGACATCATCACGCGCGTGCCGAAGGTGATCTTC
This region of Mesorhizobium sp. M2A.F.Ca.ET.046.03.2.1 genomic DNA includes:
- a CDS encoding MATE family efflux transporter; this encodes MSAIETGALAPENLWRQEIRATVALAWPMVLTNLGQTAMTATDVMMMGRLGPDTLAAGALGSNLYFMPLIFGLGLMLATSPMMATELGRHRHSVRDLRRTVRQGLWLAILISIPIWFFLSHGEEVLLAMGQKPELAHQAGIYLHWLQWAVLPFYGYIVLRSFISALERPSWALIIVFVAVACNAFFNWVFMFGNLGVKSMGIAGSGLATTLSSTLMFIGLAAVVIKEKKFRRYRLFGRFWRSDWPRFRGLLRLGLPIAGILAFEVTIFNAAALLMGLIDADSLAAHAIAIQIASISFMVPLGLNQAVTVRVGLAHGAGNPEGVSRAGWTAFVIGVSFMALMGLVMILWPHALISAFIDLADPANARVITLAVSFLVFAALFQIFDGAQAVAAGMLRGLHDTKVPMIYAAIGYWGVGLPLGVLLAFHFGLNGVGIWIGLASGLAVVAALLLARWLRRDRIAPQLAFGH
- a CDS encoding transporter substrate-binding domain-containing protein, producing the protein MTLRNALKSIVAAAMMLGAAGLATQAKADAVDDITKAGAINVGIFSDFPPFSSASADMSIKGYDIDVAQAIADALKVKLNLVSVTGQNRIPYLTDKRVDILMSVGYSKEREQVIDFAAAYAPYYIAVIGPKALAVKGKEDLADKSIAVNRGTLEDTSLTEAAPSSADIRRFDNYNSVIQAFISGQTQLMVVGNDVGAQVLAKQDALQPEQKFQLLTSPSHIGLNKNEDRLKNAVNDAVAKMLADGKLDESSKAWLKTPLNPANLKD
- a CDS encoding extracellular solute-binding protein, with product MKSYRLAASLGAAFVLTASVSTAALAQAPVCSAPVKVLAQPRDGLTLLEDSKDEFKKLSGASFQIDYLNENDRRAKSRADASTVGNYNVYYVDEANVALFASSGWIVPLTDYYPADYDYADFDPGRQKVATYDGKVWFAPLTGGGDLMVYRKDVLEAAGIQPPKTLDELIADVPKLTNADKGIYGIALRGARGSGANVWRWMPFFKAYGGKWFDGDKPAFNSDAAVKATETYLKLFKDSAAGTQTGSWDESTGAFLSGQVAILVESTPLSGMAVDPKTSQVVGKVGFLPPPSPLPGGGYGHGLAIGTKANADDAAKKCAGLFIAWATSKENEKRRLDAHQFGELNRTSVLSSKEFADIYGADLGQALAETGKVTAVNFWQDPRWPDLGDRWGIILEELVTGTRTDIKGGLNELEAYANDLVKKK
- a CDS encoding amino acid ABC transporter permease, which produces MIEFTLWDIVRNLLLAARWTVLLSLAAFIGGALVGLVVLFFRIARNKWIKRFASGYIALFQGTPLLMQLFLMFFGLPMLGLRIEPWTAAVLGLTFFASAYLAEIWRSGVDALPRGQWDAGASLGLHYLQELRLIILPQAFAITRAPTVGFLVQLIKSTALTSIIGFEELVRTSNAINNATFEPFKVYGLVALIFFVLCFPLTQYARRLEQRAGAH
- a CDS encoding amino acid ABC transporter permease codes for the protein MGYSLDFGWLAGAAGVIARGAAMTLLLIAVTTFAGTFLSILGAAGKRNGPKPLQLAIGVYVEVMRNTPFLVQLFFIFFGLPSLGIRLDPILAAMLAMTLNMAAYTIEIVGAGLDAVPRGQTEAALALGLRPRQVFIKIVLPQALKVIYPALTSQIVIMMLESAVVSQIAVRELTYEADMLQARTFRAFETYFVVTMVYLGLSMGLRRLLVSGGRRVLGAGVS
- a CDS encoding AraC family transcriptional regulator, with the translated sequence MPFRRRKNTAAIPRTAPAFEHIVTEASESFLWRLDDYPWERNVWNFHPEYEIHLLRKSSGVVLVGDHIGEFGPGYLTIVGGGLPHDWVTAVQPGELIEGRDIVLQFDAERLRGSSGLLPELRELEPFLERSLRGMVFHGQTALDGAELMERMGEVHGLARFRMFLELLDLLATTDEYALLSSPDFSPLLDAESLDIIQRSLIYLFQHFAEDLKLPDVAALAGMSESTFSRFFQKNTGNSFSDHVAKLRLWQACKLLADTEIPITDICFQVGYMNISNFNRAFLRKHKMTPSSYRKLSRQRLTLRA
- a CDS encoding sugar ABC transporter permease; the protein is MRRRSSLPVTFLVPTLAILLVLSMVPTLYAIVIALQNRELSAPGYSWVWFSNFADLFSDRRFLNAVWVSVKWEIVTVVATMVVAIGLGVLMFEVAGPRLRNFYCLLFIIPVLLPRVSAAFVWKFAYHPLYGIATYPYRLITGGLIFDPLSKPGSALFAVASVDVWQWGLFFAVIVLKLLETLPPQPIEAARLDHAKRWQIHAYVTLPMLKAPLISLMFVKMIESLRSFDLIYVMTRGGPGVATETLDMYAFSQGFIESGKVSYASAMAVLMMIATVITFTMLWKRVQA